The Strix aluco isolate bStrAlu1 unplaced genomic scaffold, bStrAlu1.hap1 HAP1_SCAFFOLD_49, whole genome shotgun sequence genome segment GAAAGTATGAAACTCCTTAGCAGTTTTGGATAGGGCTGAGAGGAGTGAAGAAAAGCATGTGCTGTGAAGACTAGCTCTCTGATGGGCATGATTTTTGCCTTGTCAGCATTTCTATGTAGGTGGGAAGCCTCACCAGGGCTTTGGAGGGTCCTTTCTGGCATTTGTACTGGCCTGGGAAGGGACATCACTGCCTTTTCCAGACTCAGGTGTAAGTCCAGGATGTTATGGCTAACTGGAGTTTTCTTTTGTTGCAGCATCCAGCCTTGCCCAGATGTGAAATATGGCAAGCGTATTCATGTGCTGCCAATTGATGACACAGTAGAAGGGATCACAGGGAATCTGTTTGAGGTCTATCTCAAGCCGTACTTCCTGGAAGCATACAGACCTATCAGGAAAGGTAATAGCACCTGTTATTGAAGTCTTGATGGCAACAAGTGTGAAGCTAGTCCTGAGACTGAACGAAGAGAACTTCTAGAAGCTTGCACAGATCTCCACAAAGTATTAGACTGACATCTGTAGAGTGAGATTTTGCTGgtgctaatttaattttttcctgatcTTCAGAAGAAAGGGTAATACCTGTTGCTGGCTGGCAGAGCAGCTTGATAGTTCTCCTGAATTTTTTTGCTACATGGGATGGGAGGGCATCAGAAAAGGCTCAGGTAGAACTCAGTTTaatgagatgatttttttttttttttcccctgagttgCTACCACTTTATGGGGTTGGGGAGTTGCCCACATATTAATCAATTGGTTGGATACACTAGCTGGCACCCTGACTAAATTCactttttcaaagtaatttaattAATTGGGATAGTgcataaaaaaaccctccaacaaaCAAATATACTTTTAGAGTTGTGCTAGTAACACTTGTGCTGAAACAAATAGGTCCTAATACAGTATAAACACAAGTTGAAGTTATCCAGCTTCTGTAGCCCAGTTTAGCTAGGAGTCATAGTGCAGTACTATATTATTCTGCTTCTGGAGACAACCAGTTATAACTAGTAACAACTAGTTATAATAActtcaaaattcatttttattaagttggggttttttgcctggTTTAGAAATGTTAAATTGaaactgaatggaaaagaaatgtgaTTCCTTGCCTTTGTGTTTTGTATTTAGGTAGAgtattctttttctgttgtttgcagATAAAATTTGAGAACTTTGACTGCTACAGATCGAAATGGTGCTTGGGTAGTCACAGTACATGCAGCTCTTGAGTTTAAAATGCAGAGCGGTGTTAAAAATGCCAGCAGTGTATGTCTATGTAACCCACTTCCTTGTCCTCTGGGGAAGCTGGTAGTACAAGGGTTGATGTTTTTTTCAGACATCTGTTGCAGCAGGCTACTGAAATGTGGGGTTTTACAGGTGACATCTTCTTGGTGCGTGGAGGGATGCGTGCAGTGGAGTTCAAAGTGGTGGAGACAGATCCAAGTCCTTACTGCATAGTGGCTCCAGACACAGTAATCCATTGTGAAGGAGAGCCCATCAAACGAGAGGTGAGCAGAATCTTGCCGTGTGGTTCTACTGAATCCTCTCTGTCCGAAATCTGTTTCGGTGACAGTCCTTGAAAGCAGCAGTGTTTGCAGTTCCTGTTCTGGCATTTTGGTATTGAATGTAATGATTAAAACATCTGGTTTCAGGAGATGAGCTGCTGCTGAAGGTAGTCAGAGAAATGTGCTTCCAGTATCCTTCCTTAGATGCTGAGATAGCACCAATACTTAGATTTGCTGATGAGATGTCATACTTTGGCAGCAGCTGGTTTTGCATCTGCTTCCAGATGTCTCATGCTGGACTTTAGATGCACCTTTTAATTTCAAAGTTCTCTTGATCCATAGCAAGGAGGGCTTACGATGTTGCTAAATTTCATGTCATGTGAAAAGAAAGCAATTAGTGctttttcagtgagaaattttGAAATCTCTAAATGgttgatttcccccccccccccagtcccttAAGGTATCTAGCCTTGAGCGTCCCAAGCTTGAGGCAACCTGAGTGGATTGTCGGTCAGGTCTTGGCCATCTTACTGTTACAAATTAGGAAATCTCAGAGAAATGAGCTAAGGTGGTTGTATACTTCATAAAGTAAGTGCTTTATTACTACCTGCAAATCAGGGTGAGTGCTGGTTTGTAGTTAGCTGCCTTCTGAAATAGTCACCTCCATTGGACACTTGTGAGACTATGTCTGGGCACTGGATGAGTCCAGTTTGGGCTCTTCAGGACACAGCAGAAACAGATAGGAGCAAGTTCAGTCAAGGCTACCAAAATGATGAGGAGGTGGAGGTCAGAATGAATGTGGAGCAGCTGGGAGAGTGGGTTGATATAGCATGGAGAAGGGAAGGCAACTTCCTGATAGGAAGGGGTGGATAACCAGGCTCTTCCAAGAGctgtgcccagggacaggacTAGAGGCAATGGTACAGGCTGGATCAAGGGAAATTCTCAGTAGTTATTAGGAAAAAGGTTTCCCCAAACCCTGGAGCAAGGCCTGGAAAGGGCAGGAATCTCCAGACCTGGAGACATTCAGTGCTTGATAGGGCCAGACCCTGAGCAACTTGCTTGAAGTAGTAGTTCCTGTTTGTGGGGCTTGGACTGAGCCCCTTGTTAGATTCCAGACtgtgttattttattattttagtgtGGCCTAATGTTACAGATAACTAAGTCCAGTAGAGATTTGGAATGTATGCTGTAGAGCTATACTGAAAGAGTTGGCTACGGTTGGTCTTATCTGCACATCTGGATCTTACCATTCTCTCTTAATTTGAGTCAATCCCAAAAGAAAACGCTATGTTGGAGAACTAACTGTATGGTAGCTAGGGTATGTCAAGTAGTTAGAAATATCACTTACAGTTTAAGGAATAAGTATATTTTATACTGGGCTTCATTGTCTATTGTTATCTTTGTTAGCCACATCAGAGGGTCACACTTGTTTTGCACTAGAGTCTGTAGGGGTCCTGGCAGCAGAGGCTGTCATTCAAGAGGGTGGGCTTCAGTGAGGTCTAGGTACATGCAGTTATTTCCCTTTGCATGTCTAGGAAGAGAGAGCTAAGAAACAATTGTAGAAGACACCAGGAAGACTTGAAAGTGAGAATCTCAAGACAGCAAAGAAATGGCAACGAGCAAAAACCTGAATTCCTAGGTTCTGTAGACTGGGAGGGATTGTTGAACtattgttttcactgaaatgtttaatGAATTTCTTTCCGGGTAGGATGAAGAAGAGTCACTGAATGAAGTGGGCTATGATGACATTGGTGGCTGCCGGAAGCAACTGGCTCAAATCAAAGAGATGGTAGAACTTCCTCTTCGACACCCTGCACTCTTCAAGGCCATAGGGGTGAAGGTAAGTCCTTGTGTGCACCAGGTGGATGAGTGGGCTTGCCCTTGTGGATGACTTTTGATGTCAGAGGTTTATGAGATATTGGGAGGGGAATAagtaattttggggtttttttaatgctgatgtTAGGAAAGTATTTTCTTACATGTTTTGAACACATATTAAAGTACTGGCAACTTGCAAAGGAGAGGGGTGCTTTGAATCAGCACTGTCAGTTACTGTCAAGGTTTTTGTTTGTGTCATGCAAAGGTAGTAAGGGTGTTGATAGCAATGCTGGGATGGCAGCTGTTGTGTGAGTTTGCATCACAATTTTGGACTGGCTTTATTAAATGCTTACAGCTTCACTGTGAAGCTACTTAAGCATTCAGATACTAGCTCACCACTTAAGTTCCTTGCCTTTGTCCTCAGCCTCCACGTGGGATCCTGCTGTACGGTCCTCCTGGCACTGGTAAGACACTGATTGCCCGAGCGGTGGCCAATGAAACAGGGGCTTTCTTCTTCCTGATCAATGGTAAGTTTTGTGGCTGCTTTGACCCCAGATCTGCTGTGTGCTCGTTCACTCATCTCATGATAATGAATGGTATTAATAGGGCTTATAGAGCCATGTTGTCTCCCTGACATCCTTCCTTACCTCTTTGAAGCATGCCTCTGGGGACACTTAGAGGCTATTTGTGTGGAAGCATCTCTAGTGGCACTTCCCTTAAGCTTGATTGTTTTTGTAGCAGGCTGGTTGGAAAGACAGCTTTGTGATGCAGGGACTTGGGAGTCTGTTTGGCTGAGTGTTCATTTATGTTggtgagggcagagctgggagtgAAGTGGTGAGATTATTCTATGTATATGGGTGCAGGACACTTGTTTCTGTTGCTGCTAGCATGTTCCATTCAGAAAAGAAGCTGGTTTGCTGTGgatatcttttttcccctcaagtaaAGCAAAAGACCTGTTCTGTTACACATAACATTAATTGGGAGGAACTGTCATGAAAGCTATAATGAGTACCTTGAGACTTAGCTACAAGTGACAGAACCTTCTATTGATCACTCTTTACCTATAGCAGTTGAACTGCTTAGTGCTTAGTCCACTGTTTTTCTGTCCCATTTTATAGTCAGTGTTGAAATAACTGAACATTTGTACTGAAGgagtgctgcttttcttttctgatttcaaTCACTTAGACCCATGAAGGTGAAAGCAAAGAAGTGTATAGCACAGCACTAGGGAAGCGACTTGCTTTGTATATCAAGATATCCAATATAATGGACTGTTTTTAACCATATGTCGCCCTTGTCATATACTTCCTAAGTGTGTGGAAGGTGTCACTGCTTGCTAATGAGTCAGATGTTTCTTTAGACACTTCTATTGCGTAATAAGAGTAACACTGTCAGAATTAGTGATGCATTCTCTGTCTGCTGGTCTCGAGCATGGAGCTGCAGTCAGTGTTGTAGATGGAGCTGGTATGAATTGGTGAGTTACTTGTAATGAAACATTCTTAGTACCTGCCTGTACCAGTGGCTCTGCAGCTGGCACACTTCAGTCAGCTAGCAGCTTTGCACTCCTGAGggtcaggtttcttttttttggatCTCTTAGAAGCATACTTTTCTCTTCATTAACCACTTCCATCAGcatgatggaaaaaaatctctaaaaacagaataaatctgTGAGTCTGCACTAGTGTTCAGCAATTGTAGGAGATCTCAGGGGAATGCTGTCCTTCCTTCTGGGATTGATGtgcttatacattttttttttttttatttattcttcaagAGGAgatgagtttggggtttttagaattttggtgtgttgttttttgggttttgttgtttgtttttttttttttttttatttaacttactTATAGGATCTTAGAGGTAAATGTATACCTGTGTAATGCAAGCTAAAGACAGCTTCAATATCTTACAGCTTTTTCCTTCCCTACCATGATAATTGATCATCACATAATTTGATTGCTTCTCTTGCAAGCTAGGACTGGCATTAACTGTGTGTGGTGGCACATTACAGAGAAGCTCACCAAATGTGAAATAGGGTAAGGAAAAAGAGCCAGCTAAAGGTAGCTCATTGACTAGTGCTGCATTCTGTTAGAGTAAACTGAAAACACCAGAATAATGATAGAAAGTAATTCTGCATGCTGTTCTTGCCTGTTCAGCTGCAAATTTAGTGAACTTGGTTGATAGTATTTGCTTTGGCTTGAAATATAGATACTCCCATGTGAATGTTGTACTAAAAAAAATTTGATTGTGTTCCTTGGGGCTGTCTGCCTCTCTTCTAGGTGCCACAGtgctgttgttttgcttttttttcaggcCCTGAGATCATGAGCAAGCTGGCTGGTGAGTCTGAGAGCAACCTGAGGAAAGCctttgaagaagcagaaaagaatgcCCCTGCCATCATCTTCATTGATGAACTGGATGCCATTGCTccaaagagagagaaggtaaagAAGGCTTGTAGAAGATAAAGGAGTACATCTTTTTTGGTAGCAGCTGGTGTGAATCTCTGCATATGACTACAGGGTAAAGTGGTATTTAACACTTGAATGAAGTTGGATATCAGAAGAATCTGATATAGTTCACAACGTTTCTTAACAGCTCTTGTCTGTTGTATCTGTCTGCTCTGGTGCAGTACTAGCTCCTGTGCTGTGATTTTAGAGCTTTTGGTCTAATCATTACTTTCTCTATCTGTAGACACATGGAGAGGTGGAACGTCGCATAGTGTCTCAGCTGTTGACTCTTATGGATGGACTGAAACAGAGAGCACATGTGATTGTTATGGCAGCTACCAACAGACCTAACAGCATTGACCCAGCACTCAGGCGATTTGGTAACCATgattgccatcttttttttttttttttttttgtgtatcagATACTTTGTTGTGGGCTATACTTCAGGGTCCTTGGAAAGATTGAGCAGAAATTAATATTACACATCTTCTGTGTGCTACAAACTATTGACTTGTCTCCAGCTACTTGTCTGAAATGTATTTCTAGGCTTCCAACCTTTTGTatcattttctgtgctttattaGGTTAGAACTTgtagaaataatgaaatacttaGAAGGTAGCATGCTTTTTCATTTCATCAATTAGGTGAAGCTATTTCAGGACTAAATGCTTAAGGGGTTGTTCATGCCTCAGGTTGCAGAAGGCTCTGAATTGTCCAATTTCTCTTTTATTGATGAGAAATCTGGTAGTTTCTGAGattcagattttcaaaactttgcAGTGTGAATGAATTTCTGTTGTATGACCAGTTGGTAAAGTCaagtttgcaggaaaaaaaggccTCTTAAATGTGTAGTGAGGCATTTGAATGCACAGCTGTGGCTAGAGGAAAATGATAGGTGTACATACCTTAGTTAATATTGCAGTAATACGTAGGTTTCCTGCCTCCCTAGATATTGGGGCAGTTCATGTTTTTTCACCACTAGGGTACTGCtatgaaaattctgaaaaattaaatctttcGGTATTTGTGGACTCCTGTGCTGAGGACACAAAGGTAGGAATAAACAAAAATGTCTCATGGTATGTTGGTTAGGGGAAGCATATTTTCCTATAAATGAGGCttagaaaaaacagaaatccTCTGTGTTTATATAATCTTGAACTCTAGTTAATACAGGAGTCTCACTTTCCCTAAATGGATAAagcctttcctccttctctgatCTGACACTGCTACTGTGCTGATAGATGCTGCAGAGAAACCCAAAGCTCTGGCATTTTCTGAAATTGTATGTGTTTGTGGCTTGTCATCATGTTCCTCTGTCAGAGGAAGGCAGCAACTGCAGCTTCTTTAGTTTGCAGAATCAGCAGGTCAACATATGTTTTGTACTCCCCAGGTCGTTTTGACAGAGAGGTAGATATTGGTATCCCAGATGCCACCGGGCGCCTGGAGATCCTGCAGATTCACACAAAAAATATGAAACTGGCTGATGATGTGGATCTGGAACAGGTGAGTAGCATGCTATTAGGAAAGCTTGTCTCTGCTCGTTTAGGACAATATGAAACTGGGCGAATGTGTGATCTCTGGGCTTCCTTCTAACTAGTTTACCAGTGACCAAAAATCCTCACTCACTAGTGAAGAATGGCATGGCTAAGTGAAACAAATGTGTATCAGTCCAGTCTGGAAGTGCCTTGCCACTGTCCTCCTAGGTTTGTTTGCTGTGgcattctctttaaaaataaagcaagcctgAATCAGTGTGCTCAGAGCTGGGTGAATACTGTGGTGATACTAGATGGTTACTGTAATCTCTGTCCTGAATGAAGAACTGCAGTCCTTAGGGTTATCTTTCTGCACACCATCTGAATTACACTTGCAGATTTGATCTCAAGTAGGAGGTGGAACAGCAGTGCCTTTGCCTGTTAAATATGTGATAGCACTTGTCTTGAATTTGCAGCAGAGCACCGATGTTCCTGTCCTCCAGAGTTTTGTTGCACCTCTGAGTAAGTGACCAGAGTATGCGTTGCCCTTGCAGAGTGCTTGCTTGTATCCCTGTGAGTCATAGTCAGTGCTCTGCTTTCAGGTGGCAAACGAGACCCATGGCCATGTTGGTGCTGACTTGGCTGCTCTTTGCTCAGAAGCTGCTCTTCAGGCTATCAGAAAGAAGATGGACCTTATAGACCTGGAAGATGAAACCATTGATGCTGAAGTGATGAACTCGCTGGCTGTGACCATGGATGACTTCAGGGTAATGCAGGAGTGCCCCTCTTTCTTTTGGGTGCAAAGTCTAATTGCTTATCTGAAGCAAGTGAACATAATATGTTAGAATTCATAtaatgctgctgcttcttctaaTGATAGTGGGCTCTGAGCCAGAGCAACCCCTCTGCTCTTCGGGAGACTGTGGTGGAAGTGCCACAAGTTACCTGGGAAGATATTGGTGGTCTAGAAGATGTAAAGAGAGAACTTCAGGAACTTGTACAGGTAAAGGTTTCCAACAGATTTTTTTACCTAGTcagcttgaaaaataattataataatgaaaTCCAGAACCTCTTCACATTCCTGTTTGGGCTGTGAACAGggtaaatacagaatttttatggcattttctTGTAATGGACTGAAAATACCATGCTGTTGCATCTTAATGAACTTAGGGAGAGGAAGGTGCTGGGAAGCAGCATCAGGCTTTCCTTAGCTGAGTCTACAGTGACATCTTGGGTGGGTGTTTTGCTAcatgcagaaacagcagcagttCTGCTTCTCTTCAGTGGAGACCAGCAGTGGGACCACTGCTGAGAATCCTCTTACGTGGAAGCTTTATATGCTAGACAGTGGATGAAGATTCTGATACAGAGAGCCTCTGAAGGGCTTTCCATCAGCATTAGCATGGGGACAGGTGAGAAGTGATTGTGAAGCCTTCTATGAAAGGAGAGGCTGGAACAAAGTCACAAATGGTCTGTGGAAATTTCTGGTGCCTGCCTGTgttggggtggtttgggtttgATATGTCCCTGTTTTCAGTTGGCACTGTAGAAACAGCCTGTCTGAACAAAAGAATCTAATTTTCTGGTGTTAAAATCATTGCTTATCTCTGACCTTGTTGCAGAGGATAAATGCTCACATCAGACATCTTGCCTGTCTCTGGAGGGTAGAGCAAATAAGTCGGATAATGAGCTGTTCCATTTTGCTTCTGCAGGGCAGAGTGAAGCTGGGGTTAAGTGTGCTGGAAAATTACCTGAACTGGTACTTAAGTGAAAATAGACTGTTTAAAGCAGCTTTACAATTTAGCTGTGGTGCTTTTCACACCAGTCCCATTTAAAAACTCCAGTGGTACTGAGCAGACAGAATCTTGTGTTTAACCCACTAGAAATCTCGGGTAGTGTTTCTGGTAGGAGCAGAAACAAAACtcatctagtgaaagatgtccctgtccatggcagggaggttagactagatgatctttgaagatccctttcaacccaaaccattctgtgattctaaggtACAGACCTGTTCTGGCTCATCATGAGAGGTTTTCgtttacagaatcatctaggttggaaaagaccttgaagatcatctagtccaaccattaacctaacactgaccattctcaactccaccatatccctcagcgctgggtcaacccgactcttaaacacctccagggatggggactccaccacctccctgggcagcccattccactgcctaacaaccccttctggaaagaaatacttcctaatatccagtctaaaccttccctggcgcaacttgaggccattccctcttgtcctatcacttgttatttggttagagactcatccccagctctctgcaccctcctttcaggtagttgtagcaggcggtgaggtctcccctcagcctcctcttctccagactaaacatccccagttccctcagccgctcctcgtacgacatgtgctccagaccctgcaccagcttcgttgcccttctctggacacgctcgagtcattcaatgtcctttttgtagtgaggggcccaaaactgaacacagtcatcgaggtgcggcctcaccagtgccgagtacaggggtaagatcccttccctgtccctgctggccacgctatttctgatacaggccaggatgccattggccttcttggccacctgggcacactgctggctcctgttcagccggctgtcaatcaacacccccaggtccctctctgactggcagctctccagccactcctccccaagcctgtagcgctgctgggggttgttgtggcccaagtgcagcacccggcatttggccttattgaaactcctccagttggcctcagcccatcgctccagcctggccaggtctctctgcagagcctccctaccctcgagcagatcaacactcccacccaacttggtgtcgtctgcaaacttactgagggtgcactcgatcccctcatctagatcatcaataaagatgttaaacaggagtggccccaaaaccgagccctgggggacaccactcgtgaccggccaccaaccagatttaattccattcaccaccactctttgggcccggccatccaaacagttttttacccagcaaagcgtgtgcccatccaagcctcgagcagccagtttcaccaggagaatgctgtgggaaacggtgtcaaaggccttactgaagtcaaggtagacaacatccacagcctttccctcatccaataagcaggtggccctgtcgtagaaggagatcaggtttgtcaagcaggacctgcctttcataaacccatgctgactgggcctgatcatctggttgtcctgcatgtgctgtgtgatggtactctggatgagctgctccatcagcttcccgggcaccgacgtcaagctgacaggcctgtaatttcccggatcatccttccgacccttcttatagatgggcgtcacattagccagtttccaatctgtcgggacctccccggtcagccaggactgctggtaaatgatggaacgcggcttggcgagcacccagccagctccttcagcaccctcgggtgtatcccgtct includes the following:
- the LOC141918926 gene encoding transitional endoplasmic reticulum ATPase-like isoform X2, with the translated sequence MASGSDSKVDDLSTAILKQKNRPNRLIVDEAINEDNSVVSLSQAKMDELQLFRGDTVLLKGKKRREAVCIVLSDDTCSDEKIRMNRVVRNNLRVRLGDVISIQPCPDVKYGKRIHVLPIDDTVEGITGNLFEVYLKPYFLEAYRPIRKGDIFLVRGGMRAVEFKVVETDPSPYCIVAPDTVIHCEGEPIKREDEEESLNEVGYDDIGGCRKQLAQIKEMVELPLRHPALFKAIGVKPPRGILLYGPPGTGKTLIARAVANETGAFFFLINGPEIMSKLAGESESNLRKAFEEAEKNAPAIIFIDELDAIAPKREKTHGEVERRIVSQLLTLMDGLKQRAHVIVMAATNRPNSIDPALRRFGRFDREVDIGIPDATGRLEILQIHTKNMKLADDVDLEQVANETHGHVGADLAALCSEAALQAIRKKMDLIDLEDETIDAEVMNSLAVTMDDFRWALSQSNPSALRETVVEVPQVTWEDIGGLEDVKRELQELVQYPVEHPDKFLKFGMTPSKGVLFYGPPGCGKTLLAKAIANECQANFISIKGPELLTMWFGESEANVREIFDKARQAAPCVLFFDELDSIAKARGGNIGDGGGAADRVINQILTEMDGMSTKKNVFIIGATNRPDIIDPAILRPGRLDQLIYIPLPDEKSRVAILKANLRKSPVAKVLLRRKASKEVAVLLPQLRGRRRRLVVLVCLCPISISSLTVFHLTPNAET